The Terriglobia bacterium genomic sequence TTCAAGTCGAGCAGGATGAACCCGGGCCGGGGAGCCATTGAGGGGTCGGCATATTTCCCCCTTTGGTGGAGATAGTCCATCAATTCCACTCCATCCACGACAAACCGGAGATCGTTGGCGAGGCGGCTTGCTTCGAATGCGTCGCGGGTCATTTCGCGGTCGTCCGCGTCATCGTCGGCCATCAGAATCACGAGCGATTTATGGCTTGGCATCTTGTCCTCCAGGTCGGATCGGGAGCTTTACAGTAAATGTCGCGCCCGCCCCGGGCGCGCTTCGGCCAGTGATCGAACCTCCATGACGCTCAACGATCTTCCTGCAAATCGCGAGGCCCATGCCCGTGCCTTCATACTCCTGGCGGCCATGGAGGCGTTGAAAAATCTCAAAAATCCGGTCGAGATAGATCTCTTCAAAGCCTATCCCGTTGTCGCTGACGGCAATCTCAAAACATCCTCCGCTGCGCCTGCCGGCGAGGGTTACGACTGGAGGCTCGCCGGGTTTGCGGAATTTCAAGGCGTTTCCAATCAGATTCTGGAGCAGTTGCCGCATCTGTAATGGATCGGCCGTCACCGTCGGCAGCGGACCCACAACCACGCGGCCTCCCGCTTGCGAAATACGAACCTCCAGATCCGAAATCACTTCCTGTGCAATGGTCGTGAGATCGACGGGCACGAAGGACTGGCCTTTGGTGTGGACTCGAGAGAACGTCAACAAGTCATTGATGAGGGAACGCATACGGACTGCGGCGTCCAGCATGCGATCCAGGTAATCCTTCGCCTGTTCATCGATGGCTTTGGAGGTTCGGGCCTGCAAGCGGTCGCCGAACGCTTGAATTTTACGCAAAGGTTCCTGCAGGTCGTGCGCGGCAACCGATGCGAACTGTTCCAATTCGCGATTACTCTGTCTCAAATCCTCTTCGGCGTGTTTTCGCTCCGTGAGATCGCGCGTGATTTTCCAGAATCCCTTAAGGACTCCAAACTCGTCACGGAAACTGGTGATAACCACATTCGCCCAGAATGGCGACCCGTCTTTGCGGAGGCGCCAACCTTCGTCTTCGAATCTTCCCTCGGATCGCGCCTTTTCCAGTTCGTGCTGTGGCCATCCTTTCTCGATCGCCTCCTCGGGATAGAACAGCGAAAAATGCTTTCCGATGATTTCTGCTTCCGTGTAGCCTTTGATCTTTTCCGCCCCAGGATTCCAGCCCCGGACGTACCCATCGGGATCCAGCAGGATAAATGCGTAATCGGTGACGCTCGTGACAAGATGCCGAAATCGTTCCTCGCTTTCACGCAACGCGAGTTCCATCTCGCGGCGTGAGGTTAAGTCGCGAGTGATTTTCAGGAATCCGGCCAGGTTACCGGCGTTGTCCTTCCAAGGGGTGGTGATCACGTTCGCCCAGA encodes the following:
- a CDS encoding PAS domain S-box protein translates to MAIRQPTQQHEQFMSMVAGVQDCAIILLTPEGIIDSWNVGAERIKGYSAGEIIGKHFSVFYPKEAIERKWPEFELKTAASEGRFEDEGWRVRKDGSLFWANVITTPWKDNAGNLAGFLKITRDLTSRREMELALRESEERFRHLVTSVTDYAFILLDPDGYVRGWNPGAEKIKGYTEAEIIGKHFSLFYPEEAIEKGWPQHELEKARSEGRFEDEGWRLRKDGSPFWANVVITSFRDEFGVLKGFWKITRDLTERKHAEEDLRQSNRELEQFASVAAHDLQEPLRKIQAFGDRLQARTSKAIDEQAKDYLDRMLDAAVRMRSLINDLLTFSRVHTKGQSFVPVDLTTIAQEVISDLEVRISQAGGRVVVGPLPTVTADPLQMRQLLQNLIGNALKFRKPGEPPVVTLAGRRSGGCFEIAVSDNGIGFEEIYLDRIFEIFQRLHGRQEYEGTGMGLAICRKIVERHGGSITGRSAPGAGATFTVKLPIRPGGQDAKP